The genome window CCACTGGGGCGCTAGCAGCGCAATCAATTAGCGGAAAGTGGCGGGCTCAGATGCCGTCCATGGTAAATCCGGCAAGTCTTCCTAGCGTATTGTCTGAGGAaaagcaaagagcaactcattatcgattcggtagttaTAAGACAAGCAATCAAAgatcaaagaaatctctttagttgctatatcgattatgccaaggcttttaagAGTGACCCTTACACCTAGCTAGTCAATGTTCTACGTTTGCAttacattgatccgaaactaataaaattgttTGCAATGTACGGAAACTACGTGAGTTGAATCTGGCAACCACTTGTTGACCAGATGGCTGTGTACTGGCATTATAGACGTtagatcatctcatttctgacagCTGTGTTATGACGTCGGTGCAATACACGGACGggcatcaaaatcttgcatgaAAGCACGTGCTAATCAtggaaacatgtccggtttatcgatatCAACGGCAGATAGTACTCGACAGTTCTGACCACCATAATGTACACAGTAAGCCTGAGGTGCTGGTAGTTGACGAGACGGGTCGCTCCACGTATTTTATTGATGTCGgtatcctccataatagcaactgagtcactggctcgggaaatcaaagaatttTGACGTGTCGAGAGGGTGGTTGCAGTTCTTCTAATTTTGTCAGCTGCTGGTGTTGTACCAGATGtcttgggactctcacacagtcccATTCAAATCATGTAGAAGTATATTATTATGTAGACGTGTTTGCGGGGGGTTTTCGACGGATTTTCCCATTGATATAGCactggtcatcatcatcagagCATTTAAGAAGGTAGGATCATCTTTTGTgggtgaaatttaaaaaaaaactctgaTTTTTGTCACATTTGTCAGTTCATTGCGGAGAGATATGATTCCTGTCTGGGTTAGCCTCCTGGGATCGTTTCTCAGGATTGTCGCGAAGAGATGAATCCCTAGTTTACCTTGGCTTGTTCATCGAACACTCAGTTCACAGTGCCTGAACTGGTGAGGAGTTAATGATGGTTGGGCCACGAAATGGTATGTCGGTTTCTGTATTTAAAATATCATATGTATGAAAGATTAACGGAGAGtgattgtttaggatatgggggatcctaagtccacatccacatgatgttggaccggaccaaatgaggagcaacttactcccacgttttttggtccacggattcctAGTTTGGAggatagcacccaagcatttaaaaaccaaaaaaggactaacggtttcgtccagggcagaggcaacccttCAGACGGGgcctcacgctgctcccagggcagaggtgaggcagcgtctaaacAGTTTCAAATTCGAAACTTTCGAAACAACCTAGAGCGAATATTCCCGTAAATATAGGCAAAAGGAATTTAGTGATCGGTACTAGGGGCCCTGAATTTGACCATAGTAAGGGTCATGATGAACTGATAAATTGTCCGGAACTCGAAATTATCCAAATTTTTCGATGGAAAATCTATAAACGTCCTTTTATACTCTGAATTGCGAAACGCATAATTTTTGATCGTTAAAGAAGCTACTCAGGGTGTCGATTTGTCGATCAGGATCCGGCGCAAGATCGAGAGACTGACGCTCATCACACTAGTCGATTGCACCCTCTTAATTTTTCACTCATCCTGTAAGGACACTATTTTGCAATTCCCAACCAAATAGTTATACATATTCACATCTAGACTtttgattaaaaaatattttgtatatttcttcaaTATTCAAGGATTCCAATGGGTCCTCAGCCGATTCAAAAGAAAATCCAGTTATCCGTGCATTACCAAAACTGAGAGAGTGGTTTCCAAATTTGCTAATAGCGTGTGATGTTTGCCTATGTCCTTACACAGACCACGGTCACTGTGGCATAATGAATGAGACTGGCATTGACAACGAGGCCAGCATTCGTCGACTAGCTGACATATCAATTTCTTATGCATTGGCTGGTGCACATATTGTAGCCCCATCCGATATGATGGACAACCGAATAGGAGCCATCAAACAAGCTTTGATATCTCATGGTCTGGAGAAAAAAGTGTCATTACTTTCTTATGCTGTGAAATTCGCATCGAGTTTCTATGGTCCTTTTAGAGATGCAGCGAAATCGGCACCGTCttttggtgatcggcggtgttATCAATTGCCCTCTGGATCAAAAGGCCTTGCGGCTAGAGCGGCGGTAAGTTTTATGTGGATTTTATTGGGATTTGtgttaatttgatttatttgatttcatttggTTTAATTAGCAACGGGACGTGGAGGAAGGTGCTGATATGCTCATGGTGAAACCTGGTTTGCCATATTTGGATATTGTCCGCCAAACGAAGGATATGTTCCCGAATTTTCCATTGTTCGTTTATCATGTAAGTATGCATTATTCTTAAAGGATTTTTTTAACCCCAAAAAGTTCTAAAAGCTTCTTACTCTTTTATGTTAATTTGAAACTAATACTTTACTGTGCTGTGCTATGTTGGGCCAACTAGGCCCTTGATCCTCAGATATTACGTCGCCTACCATGAGCAAAGGCTGCTTTTGGAAAGTTGGTATATTTTCCGAAAACCAAGGGTCCAGGTGCAACAAAACGTGGTAGACACTGCTTGCTGGGGACTGCCATCAACTGCCgtccgcc of Hermetia illucens chromosome 4, iHerIll2.2.curated.20191125, whole genome shotgun sequence contains these proteins:
- the LOC119653494 gene encoding delta-aminolevulinic acid dehydratase: MATKLHGGFFHSTLRKLQEQNVQIHPHNLMYPLFLVENDDAVQPIPSMPRISRLGINEAKKHLEPLVADGLESILLFGVIETLPKDSNGSSADSKENPVIRALPKLREWFPNLLIACDVCLCPYTDHGHCGIMNETGIDNEASIRRLADISISYALAGAHIVAPSDMMDNRIGAIKQALISHGLEKKVSLLSYAVKFASSFYGPFRDAAKSAPSFGDRRCYQLPSGSKGLAARAAQRDVEEGADMLMVKPGLPYLDIVRQTKDMFPNFPLFVYHVSGEYAMLHHAAANGALNFEAALKEVLTSMRRAGADCIITYYTPQILALIKAKSL